The following DNA comes from Vibrio gigantis.
TGGCTGATGCGCCCAAGCAGGCGATTTGGGTCGGTTGGTCACTCGGTGGCTTGGTCGCGACGCACATGGCTCTTCATCATCCCGATTATGTAAGCAAGCTGGTGACGGTTGCTAGTTCACCGAAATTCGCAGCCGCAAAAGAGCCAGTATTATGGCGAGGCATCCAACCCAACGTATTAACGGCATTCACCGAACAATTGGTTGAAGATTTCCAAACCACCATCGAACGTTTCATGGCCCTGCAAGCCATGGGCAGCCCTTCAGCAAGGCATGATGTAAAACAGCTCAAGCAAGCGGTGCTGTCTCGCCCGCTCCCCAATCCAGATTCGTTATTGGCTGGCTTAAAAATGCTGTCTGATGTTGACCTGCGTGAACAACTTCCAGAGATCTCAGTTCCTATGCTTCGCTTGTATGGCCGATTAGATGGACTCGTGCCAATTAAGGTGGCCAAAGATTTGGGCACAGCCTTGCCTCATACTGAGCAATACATTTTCACTCAGTCTTCGCATGCACCATTTATGACCGAAGCGGATGCTTTTTGCAGTGAGCTTGTCAGCTTCGCACAAAAATAATTGCTAAATTTATATCCGGCTTGGTCGATATATAAGCTAATACCAATCACAGTAAGTAAGTGTTCAAAAATAGCGTAGGAAAAAGGCTTGAGAACAAGGCAGCTTTTTTTTTTGACAAGTAGTTTCGATAAGTAGTTATTCTACAATCAAAAAATCTAACGCCGTTATCGAGCATTTTAACAAGCTAGGATGATCAGTTATTTACTACGATTGGTATAACACCAACGTGTTGCATGATACTCAGACCTAACTCTCTCCAGAGCTGATTGCGGTAAGTTGGGCTATGCCTGTTGTGCGTTCTCGGTACAACAGTGTTATGGCAATAGCGATGGGCGATTCTTGAGGAGAGTTCGCGATGATTGTGTCACCTGCAACTGCAGTGAGTGTGCCACTAATCGCCCCGTCCGTTAATGTGCAAACAGAGCAAGTTGCGCGTGATAATAGAGTCCGAGAGCCGGTCGCTCCCGCAGTAGCATTGGCGAGAACCAATGCAGAGCGTAAGGTAAAGTCGGACGATAAACGAAGGCAGCAGTCGGCTTGGGATCCTTCAGACCATCCAGGTTATGAAATGGAGAACGAGCCAGAGGCCAATTCGGTTAGCCAAGAAGAGTCACAAGATCCTTTTGATAGACTGTTCAGCTTGTTGGCGCTGAGAACATACAGTGCCGATCAAGGAAAAGGCTATACCATGCGTTTCCGCCTGCCAAAGCATGTTTTAGATGCGGCGATTCAGGAGGGACAGATGGAGAAACGACGTAAGGTCATAAAATATCATTATGGTCATGCTGTTGCGCCTCATGCTCCGTCAGAAATGCTAGTTGTTTTGTAAAATATCGTGTTGTGATTAGAACACGCAGAAGACAACCAGCTTTGATGTCTTTTTTGAACACATAATAAAAAAACCTGCATACCCTAAGGGATGCAGGTTTTCTGTTTTTAAGCTAATCCGTTTTGCAGACGAGCTAACGGATTACTTTTTCGCTTTTGCAAAAGCGGCAGCGAATGCGCCACCCATTGCGGCATTGTGTTGTGGCTCTTCACGACGGCGTTGACCACCTTGTGAGTTTTGATTCGAGCGGTTTTGTGTGCGAGGTGCACTTGAACGTTGAGCACGGTTGTCTTGTCCCGGCTCGTCTTTCATACGCATGCTGAGTGCAATACGTTTACGCTGAACATCCACTTCCATCACTTTTACTTTCACGATGTCACCCGCTTTAACCACTTCACGTGGATCAGAGACAAAGCGATCGGTCAGCGCTGAAATGTGTACCAAGCCGTCTTGGTGAACACCAATATCTACGAACGCACCAAAGTTGGCCACGTTCGACACCACGCCTTCTAGAATCATGCCTGGTTCTAGGTCTGAAACGCTGTTTACGCCATCAGCGAAGGTTGCAGTCTTGAACTCTGGGCGAGGGTCGCGTCCCGGCTTATCCAGCTCTTTGATGATGTCGGTTACTGTTGGTACACCGAAGTTTTCATTGGTGTAATCAATCGCATGCAAGCCACGTAGGAAGTCGGTGTTACCCACCAGAGACTTGATGTCTTTGTGGTTTTTCTCTGCGATGCTTTTCACAACAGGGTAAGCTTCTGGGTGAACCGATGATGCATCTAACGGGTTCTTACCATCCATAATACGTAGGAAACCAGCACACTGTTCAAAGGCTTTTGGCCCTAAACGAGCGACTTTCTTCAAGGTAGTACGTGCTTCGAAGCGACCATTCTCATCACGGAAGTCCACGATGTTCTGAGCGATGGTGCTTGATAGGCCCGCCACTCGAGTAAGCAGTGCTGCCGAAGCGGTATTCACATCAACACCTACGGCGTTTACACAGTCTTCGACAATCGCATCTAGGCGCTTGGCAAGCATGGTTTGGCTAACGTCATGTTGGTATTGGCCCACACCGATCGATTTAGGGTCAATCTTCACAAGCTCCGCCAGTGGATCTTGTAGACGACGTGCAATAGACACCGCACCACGAATCGATACGTCCATGTTCGGGAACTCTTTCGCCGCTAACTCAGACGCTGAATAAACTGATGCACCGGCTTCGCTAACAATAATTTTTTGCGCTTTTAGGTTGCCACGCTTAATCACATCAGCCACAAAACTGTCTGTTTCGCGTGAAGCCGTGCCGTTACCAATCGCAATTAGGTCAACGTTAAACTGACGAACCATCTGCTCAACAACGTGTGCCGATTTGTCGTATTGCTTTTGTGGTGGGTGAGGGTAAATAGTTTCTGTCGCGAGGACCTTACCTGTTGAGTCCACAACGGCGATTTTTGAACCGGTACGTAAGCCTGGATCTAGGCCTAACGTTGCACGAGGACCCGCCGGGGCTGCCATCAGTAGGTCTTTTAGGTTAGTAGCGAATACTTCAATCGCTTCGATTTCTGCACGCTCTTTCATCGCGCCCATAAGTTCGGTTTCCATGTGCATAGAAACCTTAATGCGCCATGCCCAGCT
Coding sequences within:
- the bioH gene encoding pimeloyl-ACP methyl ester esterase BioH, whose amino-acid sequence is MSDALYWHVSGQGPDLVLVHGWGMNGAVWQQTVNTLEADFRVHVVDLPGYGHSAHCHAQDLEEIAQQLLADAPKQAIWVGWSLGGLVATHMALHHPDYVSKLVTVASSPKFAAAKEPVLWRGIQPNVLTAFTEQLVEDFQTTIERFMALQAMGSPSARHDVKQLKQAVLSRPLPNPDSLLAGLKMLSDVDLREQLPEISVPMLRLYGRLDGLVPIKVAKDLGTALPHTEQYIFTQSSHAPFMTEADAFCSELVSFAQK
- a CDS encoding ATP-dependent Lon protease, whose protein sequence is MIVSPATAVSVPLIAPSVNVQTEQVARDNRVREPVAPAVALARTNAERKVKSDDKRRQQSAWDPSDHPGYEMENEPEANSVSQEESQDPFDRLFSLLALRTYSADQGKGYTMRFRLPKHVLDAAIQEGQMEKRRKVIKYHYGHAVAPHAPSEMLVVL
- a CDS encoding Tex family protein, which produces MSQAICRLIAEELNVRSEQVTAAVNLIDDGNTVPFIARYRKEVTGGLDDTQLRNLDSRLSYLRELDDRRQTILKSIQDQGKLTPELERDITQADSKTRLEDLYLPYKPKRRTKGQIAIEAGLEPLADTLWNEPQHDPETEAANFISNDKGIADTKAALDGARAIIMERIAEDANLLEKIRQHLTRNSELVARVVAGKEQEGEKFKDYFEHNEALSKVPSHRALAMLRGRNEGFLTLAMNADPEQEEGVRGSYCENIISDHYGITLSNAPADVWRKQVISWAWRIKVSMHMETELMGAMKERAEIEAIEVFATNLKDLLMAAPAGPRATLGLDPGLRTGSKIAVVDSTGKVLATETIYPHPPQKQYDKSAHVVEQMVRQFNVDLIAIGNGTASRETDSFVADVIKRGNLKAQKIIVSEAGASVYSASELAAKEFPNMDVSIRGAVSIARRLQDPLAELVKIDPKSIGVGQYQHDVSQTMLAKRLDAIVEDCVNAVGVDVNTASAALLTRVAGLSSTIAQNIVDFRDENGRFEARTTLKKVARLGPKAFEQCAGFLRIMDGKNPLDASSVHPEAYPVVKSIAEKNHKDIKSLVGNTDFLRGLHAIDYTNENFGVPTVTDIIKELDKPGRDPRPEFKTATFADGVNSVSDLEPGMILEGVVSNVANFGAFVDIGVHQDGLVHISALTDRFVSDPREVVKAGDIVKVKVMEVDVQRKRIALSMRMKDEPGQDNRAQRSSAPRTQNRSNQNSQGGQRRREEPQHNAAMGGAFAAAFAKAKK